A window from Drosophila kikkawai strain 14028-0561.14 chromosome 2L, DkikHiC1v2, whole genome shotgun sequence encodes these proteins:
- the MFS17 gene encoding vesicular glutamate transporter 1 isoform X3, with protein MYDSRGSYSAPLENDSSTFVPRYRHLNDKIPARLVLYFLSWSGFLVSFMMRNDMNFALVAMISNDNSTHNQSIIGPQPVLVGGTEDQTSIVKSVIISSFYWCYVLSQVAGGVATEMFGTKNINILHRPYR; from the exons ATGTACGATTCGAGGGGCTCTTATTCTGCACCACTTGAAAATGATTCTTCAACATTTGTTCCGCGATATCGGCATTTGAATG ATAAAATTCCGGCTCGCTTAGTGCTATATTTTTTGTCGTGGTCTGGCTTTCTGGTCTCTTTTATGATGCGAAATGATATGAACTTTGCGTTGGTCGCAATGATTTCGAATGATAATTCAACACACAACCAGTCTATAATCGGACCGCAACCAGTTTtg GTTGGAGGTACTGAAGACCAAACATCTATAGTCAAATCTGTCATTATCAGCTCTTTCTATTGGTGTTACGTATTATCCCAGGTGGCTGGTGGAGTGGCCACAGAAATGTTTGGAACTAA gaat
- the MFS17 gene encoding vesicular glutamate transporter 1 isoform X5: protein MYDSRGSYSAPLENDSSTFVPRYRHLNDKIPARLVLYFLSWSGFLVSFMMRNDMNFALVAMISNDNSTHNQSIIGPQPVLVGGTEDQTSIVKSVIISSFYWCYVLSQVAGGVATEMFGTKTP from the exons ATGTACGATTCGAGGGGCTCTTATTCTGCACCACTTGAAAATGATTCTTCAACATTTGTTCCGCGATATCGGCATTTGAATG ATAAAATTCCGGCTCGCTTAGTGCTATATTTTTTGTCGTGGTCTGGCTTTCTGGTCTCTTTTATGATGCGAAATGATATGAACTTTGCGTTGGTCGCAATGATTTCGAATGATAATTCAACACACAACCAGTCTATAATCGGACCGCAACCAGTTTtg GTTGGAGGTACTGAAGACCAAACATCTATAGTCAAATCTGTCATTATCAGCTCTTTCTATTGGTGTTACGTATTATCCCAGGTGGCTGGTGGAGTGGCCACAGAAATGTTTGGAACTAA
- the MFS17 gene encoding vesicular glutamate transporter 2.1 isoform X4, translating into MYDSRGSYSAPLENDSSTFVPRYRHLNDKIPARLVLYFLSWSGFLVSFMMRNDMNFALVAMISNDNSTHNQSIIGPQPVLVGGTEDQTSIVKSVIISSFYWCYVLSQVAGGVATEMFGTKLDLRTTSLS; encoded by the exons ATGTACGATTCGAGGGGCTCTTATTCTGCACCACTTGAAAATGATTCTTCAACATTTGTTCCGCGATATCGGCATTTGAATG ATAAAATTCCGGCTCGCTTAGTGCTATATTTTTTGTCGTGGTCTGGCTTTCTGGTCTCTTTTATGATGCGAAATGATATGAACTTTGCGTTGGTCGCAATGATTTCGAATGATAATTCAACACACAACCAGTCTATAATCGGACCGCAACCAGTTTtg GTTGGAGGTACTGAAGACCAAACATCTATAGTCAAATCTGTCATTATCAGCTCTTTCTATTGGTGTTACGTATTATCCCAGGTGGCTGGTGGAGTGGCCACAGAAATGTTTGGAACTAA